The genomic DNA GTATGTTTAACAATCGGAAACCGGCTGGCTTTACTTTACTTTTTTTTGAGGTTCGGGCTGATGATACCGTTGAATATGGGGGCGGTCCTTAGTGCTAACCCTCGATCGGCGCTTGGGGGTCACGCAATCAGAGTCTCAAGCCGAAAACAGCACCCCGACAAAACCGTTTGCGGGTCATTTCCCCAAGCCATGGGCCAACTCTAGACCTATATCCAGGGCCTTGCGGTTGATGTCCAGAAAGCCGGCGGGAATGCGGGTTTCCAGGGATTTCATCAGGGATTCGGGCTTCACCACGTGGGTCAGGCCCACCACCGCCCCCAGCATGCAGATGTTGAAGACGATCGCCTTGCCGATTTTTTTCATCACCGCCTGATACATCGGCAGTTCCAACTGGCGAGCGTCCACCTTGCTCTCGGGCTTAACGAAGCGACTGTCGGTCAGAAGGGTGCCGCCCGGGCGGATGATCGGGTAGAACTTGTTGTAGGCCTCCTGGGTCAGGCAGACCAGCACGTTGGGCTGGGTCACCTTGGGGTAGTAGATCCGCGAGTCGGAAATGATCACGTCGCTGCGCGTGGCCCCGCCGCGGGCTTCCGGCCCGTAGGACTGGGCCTGCACCGCCACCAGGTTTTCATGCAGCACCGCCGCCTCGGCGAGGATGATCGCCGCCGTGATCACCCCCTGCCCGCCGGAGCCCGAAAACACCATTCTGCATCGTTCCATCTTGGATTACCCTTTCATCGCTCTTTGGATGATTTTGTCGTATTCCTGGCAGTATTCCGGCGTATCCTTGCGGACGAAAACACCGCGCT from Desulfobacteraceae bacterium includes the following:
- a CDS encoding 2-oxoacid:acceptor oxidoreductase family protein, giving the protein MERCRMVFSGSGGQGVITAAIILAEAAVLHENLVAVQAQSYGPEARGGATRSDVIISDSRIYYPKVTQPNVLVCLTQEAYNKFYPIIRPGGTLLTDSRFVKPESKVDARQLELPMYQAVMKKIGKAIVFNICMLGAVVGLTHVVKPESLMKSLETRIPAGFLDINRKALDIGLELAHGLGK